The following proteins come from a genomic window of Campylobacter coli 76339:
- a CDS encoding MmgE/PrpD family protein, putative, translating to MLYSEILADFIFNLQYENIPDAVVQRAKELMLDSLGTAIAASKEECVLNAFKAFEKLSTEKNTPVWVNDKKLDPIYAAMLNGIASHALDFDDTHTEAILHASAILTPLCLSYGFHISKDAKKIIKAFIVGWEVAARVGIASKGTFHKRGFHTTAITGIFGSVSASAVLLDLNKQQIINALGLAGSFASGINEFLSNGSNSKVLHIANAIKNGILVANFAKNNMSGPLSIFEGRDNIFKCFGIEQECDKTELDKGLGEIWQSMQVSIKPYPSCHFAHGLIDCAIALKNDGLKADEIKSIRCFVDEVPISFICDPLEAKYTPNSAYEAKFSMPFLMALGFFDGKITLKSYQDLKRKEVLEFAQKITYEKRKSQGFPKYFPGHMEAILQDGKVICKDVFINKGNFDNPLSFEELKDKFINNAKENLTMDKIYDILEQIKHLEKQTDLSL from the coding sequence ATGTTGTATAGCGAAATTTTAGCGGATTTTATTTTCAATCTTCAGTATGAAAATATCCCTGATGCAGTCGTTCAAAGGGCTAAAGAGCTTATGCTCGATAGCCTTGGAACGGCTATAGCAGCAAGCAAGGAAGAATGCGTTTTAAATGCCTTTAAAGCTTTTGAAAAATTAAGCACAGAAAAAAATACCCCTGTATGGGTAAATGATAAAAAACTAGATCCTATTTATGCAGCTATGCTAAATGGTATTGCTTCTCACGCACTTGATTTTGACGATACACATACAGAAGCGATTTTGCATGCAAGTGCGATTTTAACTCCTCTTTGTTTAAGTTATGGTTTTCATATCAGTAAAGATGCTAAAAAAATTATAAAAGCTTTTATTGTTGGCTGGGAAGTTGCTGCTAGAGTAGGCATTGCAAGCAAAGGAACTTTCCACAAGCGTGGTTTTCATACTACAGCTATCACTGGAATTTTTGGAAGTGTGAGCGCGAGTGCAGTTTTACTTGATCTAAATAAGCAACAAATTATCAATGCTTTAGGACTTGCTGGAAGTTTTGCAAGCGGAATTAATGAGTTCTTATCTAATGGTTCTAATTCAAAAGTCTTACATATAGCAAATGCTATTAAAAATGGAATTTTAGTCGCTAACTTTGCTAAAAATAACATGAGTGGACCTTTGAGTATTTTTGAAGGTAGGGATAATATCTTTAAATGTTTTGGCATAGAACAAGAATGCGATAAAACAGAACTTGATAAAGGCTTGGGTGAAATTTGGCAAAGTATGCAAGTTTCGATAAAACCTTATCCAAGTTGTCACTTTGCTCATGGTCTTATCGATTGTGCTATAGCTTTAAAAAATGATGGTTTAAAAGCAGATGAAATCAAAAGTATTCGTTGTTTTGTAGATGAAGTTCCTATTTCTTTTATTTGCGATCCTTTAGAAGCAAAATACACTCCAAATAGTGCTTATGAAGCTAAATTTTCCATGCCTTTTTTGATGGCTTTAGGTTTTTTTGATGGCAAGATTACTCTTAAATCCTATCAAGATTTAAAACGAAAAGAAGTGCTTGAATTTGCACAAAAAATCACTTATGAAAAAAGAAAATCTCAAGGTTTTCCAAAGTATTTTCCTGGACATATGGAAGCTATTTTGCAAGATGGAAAAGTGATTTGCAAAGATGTTTTTATCAATAAAGGCAATTTTGACAATCCTTTAAGCTTTGAAGAATTAAAAGATAAATTCATCAACAACGCAAAAGAAAACCTCACCATGGATAAAATTTACGATATTTTAGAACAAATAAAACATTTAGAAAAGCAAACTGATCTTTCACTGTAA
- a CDS encoding Adenylosuccinate lyase, whose amino-acid sequence MTGISVFDHKLLADSWSTQDMRAVFCEENRIQKWLDVEAALAKAQAKLNIIPQEAADEIAKKAYYKFMDMDFIFNEFKKTKHPLVPTVRGLEKACDNNLGEYVHFGVTTQDIIDTGLVLQFKEAMTLVKSELKAIAKALAKLAKAHKNTAMMGRTLALQALPITFGHKVAIWLSELDRHFERILELEKRLYVGSIVGAVGTKASLSDECNEVEKLTLENLGLEVPNISWQPARDRFIELGFVLGNINATFNKIAHQLLILSHNEIDEVAEPFGKGQVGSSTMPHKRNPAVSENAVTVSNAFKANLAILSDIERHEHERDGQVWKMEWKLLPEMFLMLSVVLANMKFALSDLEVKKDKMLKNLDTLKGFVLAERVMFALSDHYGKQHAHEIVYENAMLGIEQQKTFKEVLLADTRVSQVLKEKDIDALLDATTYVGYAPKLVDEFLEKIQNHAILQ is encoded by the coding sequence ATGACTGGAATTAGCGTATTTGATCATAAATTATTAGCAGATTCATGGAGCACGCAAGATATGCGTGCTGTTTTTTGTGAAGAAAATCGCATACAAAAATGGCTTGATGTTGAAGCAGCATTAGCAAAGGCACAAGCAAAACTTAACATCATCCCTCAAGAAGCAGCAGATGAAATCGCAAAAAAAGCTTATTATAAATTTATGGATATGGATTTTATTTTTAATGAATTTAAAAAAACCAAACATCCTTTAGTTCCTACTGTTAGAGGCTTAGAAAAAGCTTGCGATAATAATTTGGGTGAATATGTACATTTTGGAGTAACCACTCAAGATATCATTGACACAGGACTTGTTTTGCAATTTAAAGAAGCTATGACTCTTGTAAAAAGTGAATTAAAAGCCATTGCAAAAGCTTTAGCAAAACTTGCTAAAGCACACAAAAATACTGCTATGATGGGAAGAACTCTTGCCTTACAAGCTTTACCTATCACCTTTGGGCATAAGGTAGCTATTTGGCTTAGTGAGCTTGATCGCCATTTTGAAAGAATACTTGAACTTGAAAAAAGACTTTATGTAGGCAGTATAGTAGGAGCTGTTGGAACTAAGGCGAGTTTAAGTGATGAATGCAATGAAGTAGAAAAGCTAACTTTAGAAAATTTAGGACTTGAAGTACCTAATATCTCTTGGCAGCCTGCACGCGATCGTTTTATAGAGCTTGGTTTTGTGCTAGGCAATATCAATGCAACTTTTAACAAAATCGCTCATCAATTGCTCATACTTTCACACAATGAAATCGATGAAGTAGCAGAACCTTTTGGCAAAGGGCAAGTAGGATCTAGCACCATGCCGCATAAAAGAAATCCTGCAGTAAGCGAAAATGCTGTTACTGTAAGCAATGCCTTTAAAGCAAATTTAGCAATCTTAAGCGACATAGAAAGACACGAGCATGAAAGAGATGGACAAGTTTGGAAAATGGAATGGAAACTTTTACCTGAAATGTTTTTAATGCTTTCTGTGGTTTTAGCAAATATGAAATTTGCTCTTAGTGATCTAGAAGTTAAAAAAGATAAAATGCTTAAAAATCTTGACACTCTTAAAGGCTTTGTATTAGCGGAACGCGTTATGTTTGCACTAAGTGATCATTACGGCAAACAACACGCTCATGAAATCGTTTATGAAAACGCTATGCTAGGTATCGAACAACAAAAAACTTTCAAAGAAGTATTGCTTGCAGATACAAGAGTATCTCAAGTTTTAAAAGAAAAAGATATCGATGCTTTACTTGATGCAACAACCTATGTAGGATATGCACCTAAACTAGTGGATGAATTTTTAGAAAAAATTCAAAATCATGCTATTTTACAATAG